A window from Bacteroidota bacterium encodes these proteins:
- a CDS encoding cation transporter, with amino-acid sequence MYIRQLNTRSLQVSKQNLAVQKWITAVSVLLLVFKFAAYYLTHSVSILTDALESIVNVAAGFIGLYSLYVASKPKDFDHPYGHGKAEFISAAVEGTLIGTAGLIIIYKAINSLINPVELQKLDYGIYLVGITAVINFVMGTFSVLKGKKNNSLALVASGRHLQSDCYSTLGIIAGLVLIYFTGYKWIDPVVAIIFGFLIIYTGYKILRPSIAGIMDEADKKLLDELAVMLNKNRRENWVDLHNLRVIKYGSILHIDCHLTVPWYLNVHEAHREVDALSALVKQHYGESVELFVHSDGCLDFSCRICEKQDCKERRHNFEKKIEWTLEKIQQDQKHQL; translated from the coding sequence ATGTACATTCGACAACTAAACACCCGATCATTGCAGGTAAGTAAACAAAATCTCGCAGTACAGAAATGGATAACAGCAGTATCTGTGCTATTGCTTGTCTTTAAGTTTGCTGCCTATTATCTTACTCACTCTGTTTCTATTCTTACCGATGCGCTGGAAAGTATTGTGAATGTGGCAGCAGGGTTTATTGGTTTATATAGTTTGTATGTGGCGTCTAAACCAAAAGATTTTGATCATCCATATGGCCATGGTAAAGCTGAATTTATCTCAGCTGCTGTTGAAGGCACATTGATCGGTACGGCGGGGCTGATCATTATTTATAAAGCCATTAATAGTCTTATCAATCCTGTCGAATTGCAAAAGCTTGATTACGGAATTTATCTTGTAGGTATAACGGCGGTTATCAATTTTGTTATGGGCACTTTTAGTGTGTTAAAAGGGAAAAAGAATAATTCCCTTGCATTGGTAGCAAGCGGCAGGCATTTGCAAAGCGACTGTTATTCTACATTGGGTATTATCGCGGGGCTGGTGCTTATTTATTTTACAGGCTACAAATGGATCGATCCGGTTGTAGCAATTATTTTCGGCTTTCTGATCATTTATACAGGGTATAAAATTTTGCGGCCCTCTATTGCAGGCATCATGGATGAAGCAGATAAAAAATTGCTGGATGAACTGGCTGTTATGCTGAATAAAAACAGGAGAGAAAATTGGGTTGATCTGCACAACCTGCGGGTAATAAAATACGGATCAATACTGCATATCGATTGCCATCTTACGGTACCCTGGTATTTGAATGTACATGAAGCTCACCGCGAAGTAGATGCGTTGTCGGCACTGGTAAAACAACACTATGGTGAATCAGTCGAGTTATTTGTTCATTCCGACGGTTGCCTGGATTTCAGTTGCCGTATATGTGAAAAACAGGATTGTAAGGAGCGAAGGCATAACTTTGAAAAAAAGATCGAATGGACATTAGAAAAGATCCAGCAAGATCAAAAACATCAATTATAA
- a CDS encoding Rrf2 family transcriptional regulator gives MLSKKTQYAFRALTHLVENYNKGPVLISEISRKKKIPLKFLENILLELKKEGILESKKGKGGGYYLIHNPSKVPVARIIRVVDGPIAMLPCVSLYFYEKCKNCDEKHCGLHDVMIDVRDAQLAILEKRTLQDLVP, from the coding sequence ATGTTATCTAAAAAAACGCAATACGCATTCAGGGCATTAACCCATCTTGTTGAGAATTACAACAAAGGGCCCGTGCTTATTTCAGAGATCTCAAGAAAGAAAAAAATACCGTTAAAGTTCCTTGAGAACATTTTGCTTGAATTAAAAAAAGAGGGAATTTTAGAAAGCAAGAAAGGTAAAGGCGGCGGTTATTATCTTATCCATAATCCTTCTAAAGTGCCAGTGGCCCGCATCATCCGAGTAGTGGATGGTCCGATTGCCATGTTGCCCTGTGTGAGTCTTTACTTTTATGAAAAGTGTAAGAACTGTGATGAGAAACATTGTGGCCTTCACGACGTTATGATCGATGTACGGGACGCACAACTGGCTATTCTGGAAAAAAGAACATTACAGGACCTTGTTCCCTGA
- a CDS encoding YjgP/YjgQ family permease codes for MKKLDRLVLGAFIGPFIGTFFITVLVLVMQFFWLYIDDFVGKGLEPILIFEFIWYQMAVLVPLALPLSILLSSLMTFGNLGESFELVAIKSAGISLMRFMRPLLIFTLFICGVAFLFSNYLMPVAQLKSRTMLADIVYAKPSFDLQEGVFYDRISGFAIKIGKKENDSVIRNVIVYEQSNSLQDNFIIAPEGRMTVTADKRLLEFDLLNGWRYQERGSGTETEYIRVGFKEYTKQFDLSSFQFNRTADSVNRSGEKMLSMRQLRQTIDSMKKENDRLRKQQHDYHYGQYNFIKYLDSNWKAYDTFALKPVNKLDSLLPDSARHLVNESAISLISTLKINIEAGSGELKERDRNLRKYKIEWHRKITLSIACLVLFLIGAPLGAIIRKGGLGTPLVFAIIFFMLFYFTSTMGEKFGKENKMPVTAGMWFSTMVLVPIGIFLTYKAMHDSQLFNREYYTRITRKLKKKIINRKS; via the coding sequence ATTAAAAAATTAGACAGGCTGGTTTTAGGGGCATTCATCGGGCCGTTCATCGGCACCTTTTTTATCACCGTGCTTGTGTTGGTCATGCAGTTCTTCTGGCTATATATTGACGATTTTGTTGGTAAGGGACTTGAGCCAATACTTATATTTGAATTTATATGGTACCAGATGGCCGTACTGGTACCACTCGCATTACCGCTCTCCATTTTATTGTCTTCGCTAATGACCTTTGGCAACCTGGGTGAAAGTTTTGAGCTCGTTGCTATCAAGTCTGCCGGTATCTCACTCATGCGGTTTATGCGGCCATTACTTATATTCACATTATTCATTTGCGGTGTTGCTTTTTTATTTTCCAATTACCTCATGCCTGTTGCGCAGCTGAAATCCCGTACAATGCTGGCCGATATTGTATATGCCAAACCCTCTTTTGATCTGCAGGAAGGAGTTTTTTATGATCGCATCAGTGGGTTTGCTATTAAAATAGGAAAGAAAGAAAATGACAGCGTCATCCGCAATGTGATCGTATATGAACAGAGTAATAGTTTGCAGGATAATTTTATTATTGCTCCTGAAGGACGAATGACGGTAACAGCAGATAAAAGATTGCTTGAATTTGACCTGCTGAACGGGTGGCGTTACCAGGAAAGAGGATCCGGTACCGAAACAGAGTATATACGGGTAGGGTTTAAAGAATACACAAAACAATTTGACCTCAGTTCATTCCAGTTTAACCGCACGGCCGATAGTGTAAACCGTTCCGGCGAAAAAATGCTGAGCATGCGGCAACTGAGGCAGACGATTGATTCCATGAAAAAAGAGAATGACAGGTTGAGAAAGCAGCAACATGATTATCATTATGGCCAGTATAACTTTATAAAATATCTTGACAGCAACTGGAAAGCTTATGACACATTTGCGCTAAAGCCGGTAAATAAATTAGATAGCCTGCTGCCCGATTCAGCCCGTCATCTGGTAAATGAATCTGCCATATCGCTGATCAGCACTTTAAAAATAAATATTGAAGCCGGCTCGGGAGAACTGAAAGAAAGAGACCGCAACCTGCGTAAATATAAAATTGAATGGCACCGGAAGATCACCTTATCGATCGCCTGCCTTGTTTTGTTTTTGATCGGGGCGCCGCTGGGAGCAATTATCCGCAAAGGTGGGCTTGGAACACCACTCGTATTTGCCATTATCTTTTTTATGCTTTTTTATTTTACCAGCACGATGGGCGAAAAATTCGGGAAGGAAAATAAAATGCCGGTAACAGCAGGCATGTGGTTCTCCACAATGGTATTGGTGCCTATTGGCATTTTTCTTACGTACAAAGCCATGCATGATTCACAACTTTTCAATAGAGAATATTATACCCGCATTACACGTAAACTGAAAAAGAAAATAATAAATCGTAAGAGTTGA
- the cobA gene encoding uroporphyrinogen-III C-methyltransferase, whose amino-acid sequence MSQIENIGKVTLAGAGPGDAELITLKLQKRLAAADVIITDRLVNPDIIAAHARKDAEVLLAGKQGYNDNSFSQEEVTALIVEYAEQGKNVLRLKGGDVAFFSNVLDELEALAEKNIPFEIIPGITAASGASAYTGIPLTARGYSQGVQFLTFNPTSHYSPDSWRQIALSSDTLVFYMAAKNITDLAELLLRYTRKPFTPLAIIEQATTIHQQVHITTLKNCAIDFAGKQFSSPSLVIIGDVVKLNEQFNWYQTEESGSVFKEL is encoded by the coding sequence ATGTCTCAGATAGAAAATATAGGAAAAGTAACACTTGCCGGCGCTGGCCCCGGCGATGCAGAGTTAATTACTTTGAAGTTGCAAAAGCGTTTAGCGGCTGCAGATGTAATTATTACAGATCGGTTGGTAAACCCGGATATCATTGCTGCTCATGCACGGAAAGATGCAGAAGTGTTATTAGCCGGTAAACAAGGTTATAACGATAACTCTTTTTCCCAGGAAGAAGTAACCGCATTGATTGTTGAATATGCAGAGCAGGGAAAAAATGTATTGCGGCTGAAAGGTGGGGATGTGGCTTTCTTTAGTAATGTACTGGATGAACTAGAAGCATTAGCAGAAAAAAATATTCCTTTTGAGATTATTCCCGGCATCACTGCAGCATCCGGTGCATCGGCATATACTGGCATTCCGCTTACAGCAAGAGGCTATTCGCAGGGTGTGCAGTTTCTTACATTTAATCCTACAAGTCATTACAGTCCCGATTCATGGAGACAAATTGCTCTTTCATCTGATACACTTGTTTTTTATATGGCGGCAAAAAATATTACAGACCTTGCTGAGTTATTGTTGCGCTATACCCGCAAACCATTCACACCGCTTGCTATTATTGAACAAGCAACAACTATTCATCAACAGGTACATATTACTACATTAAAAAATTGTGCTATTGATTTTGCAGGTAAACAATTCAGTTCTCCATCATTGGTTATTATTGGTGATGTAGTTAAACTGAATGAACAATTTAACTGGTATCAAACTGAAGAAAGCGGATCTGTGTTCAAAGAATTATAG
- a CDS encoding T9SS type A sorting domain-containing protein, with protein sequence MKVFSTTKVLATGILFLLLASTNSRAQVCEWRLGNVVYNSADPDGGGAATGSVTFVLQIRTTGATIPNVNSISVGWSWQSTRAMIPTTPGCATVSNPANVTVSPFFAGGGFAYTTVFQCGVFSQTLGTETYDRRAVGTMDGTGVTLNTTWQDMFTVTLWSLANSGSYAGFAMINSGSGGSPSPFTTYAVADVDANEYPVNSLTVNPGLPLRPPVVTPVIFTYFNADCNDKGALLTWETATEENADYYEVQRSGNGSDWKTVDKVDASGNSAIARQYQYLDLEGGNVQYRLRQVDIDGKTTYTNIRSTSCEGKSFSSTLYPVPARDKITLVVRSDRAVTTNLQILDLNGRTVKQLRTNINNGNTNIIIDVNSLPQGEYMLMSTDPSVRINKKFVIAR encoded by the coding sequence ATGAAAGTGTTTTCTACAACAAAAGTCTTAGCTACAGGAATTCTTTTTTTACTACTTGCAAGTACAAATAGTAGAGCCCAGGTTTGTGAATGGAGATTAGGTAATGTTGTTTATAATTCTGCAGATCCGGATGGAGGAGGCGCAGCAACAGGCTCTGTTACATTTGTTCTTCAGATTCGTACTACGGGAGCTACTATTCCAAATGTTAACTCAATTTCTGTAGGATGGAGTTGGCAAAGCACAAGAGCTATGATTCCAACAACACCAGGCTGTGCAACTGTGAGTAACCCTGCAAATGTTACTGTTTCTCCTTTCTTTGCTGGTGGTGGATTTGCATATACAACAGTTTTTCAGTGTGGGGTATTTAGCCAAACTCTAGGAACAGAAACTTATGATAGAAGAGCAGTAGGAACAATGGATGGTACAGGAGTTACATTGAATACTACATGGCAGGATATGTTTACAGTAACATTGTGGTCACTTGCCAACAGCGGTTCATATGCTGGCTTTGCAATGATAAATTCTGGTAGTGGTGGATCACCATCACCATTTACTACTTATGCAGTTGCTGATGTGGATGCAAATGAATATCCAGTTAATTCTTTGACAGTTAACCCAGGATTACCGTTAAGACCACCAGTTGTTACTCCAGTTATCTTCACATACTTCAATGCTGATTGTAATGATAAGGGTGCATTACTTACATGGGAAACTGCAACAGAAGAAAATGCAGATTACTATGAAGTTCAAAGAAGTGGAAATGGTAGTGACTGGAAAACAGTTGATAAAGTAGATGCATCTGGTAACAGTGCAATAGCCCGTCAATATCAATACCTCGACCTGGAAGGTGGTAATGTTCAGTATCGTCTCCGCCAGGTGGATATAGATGGCAAAACAACCTATACTAACATACGCAGCACAAGTTGCGAAGGCAAATCATTCAGCAGTACATTATATCCTGTCCCAGCAAGAGATAAGATAACATTGGTAGTTCGTTCCGACAGGGCCGTCACAACCAACCTGCAGATACTTGATCTGAATGGAAGAACGGTTAAACAATTGAGAACAAATATTAATAACGGGAATACAAATATCATTATCGATGTTAATTCATTGCCGCAAGGTGAGTATATGCTGATGAGCACAGACCCATCGGTTCGCATCAATAAGAAATTTGTAATAGCGAGATAA
- the cysD gene encoding sulfate adenylyltransferase subunit CysD, protein MSQYHLNYLEQLESESIHIFREVAAQFEKPALLFSGGKDSITMVHLAVKAFAPGKIPFPLVHIDTGHNFPEALEFRDWLTNKVGATLVVRKVEDTIKQRSLTEPKGKFPSRNWLQTYTLLDTIEEFKFDCCIGGARRDEEKARAKERIFSVRDEFGQWNPKLQRPELWNIYNGRIHKGENVRVFPISNWTELDIWNYIRTENIDLPNIYFAHERKVIEHEGQLVAMSEYVQPAENDVVLTKKVRYRTVGDMTCTAAVESNAATLDEVINEIISTRISERGETRIDDKVTEAAMEDRKKNGYF, encoded by the coding sequence ATGAGTCAATATCATCTCAATTATCTTGAACAACTGGAATCGGAAAGCATTCACATTTTTCGTGAAGTGGCTGCACAATTTGAAAAACCTGCATTGCTTTTCAGTGGCGGCAAAGATTCAATTACTATGGTTCACCTCGCAGTTAAAGCATTTGCACCGGGTAAGATCCCATTTCCTTTAGTCCATATTGATACGGGCCATAATTTTCCTGAAGCATTAGAGTTTCGTGACTGGCTGACTAATAAAGTTGGAGCCACATTAGTTGTGAGAAAAGTTGAGGACACTATCAAACAAAGAAGCCTCACTGAGCCAAAAGGAAAATTTCCCAGCCGCAACTGGCTGCAGACCTATACACTGCTCGATACGATCGAGGAGTTCAAATTTGATTGTTGCATCGGTGGTGCAAGAAGAGATGAAGAAAAAGCAAGAGCTAAAGAAAGAATTTTTTCAGTAAGAGATGAGTTTGGTCAATGGAACCCCAAACTGCAACGTCCTGAACTCTGGAATATTTATAATGGTAGAATTCATAAAGGAGAAAACGTGAGAGTATTCCCGATCAGTAACTGGACTGAGCTGGATATCTGGAACTATATTCGAACTGAAAATATTGACTTGCCCAATATCTATTTTGCGCATGAAAGAAAAGTAATTGAGCATGAAGGGCAGTTAGTGGCAATGAGTGAATATGTACAGCCTGCAGAGAATGATGTAGTACTTACAAAGAAAGTACGTTATCGTACCGTAGGTGATATGACTTGCACGGCTGCAGTGGAATCAAATGCCGCCACATTGGATGAAGTGATCAATGAGATCATTTCAACAAGAATAAGTGAAAGAGGTGAAACAAGAATTGATGATAAGGTAACAGAAGCAGCGATGGAAGACAGGAAGAAGAATGGATACTTTTAA
- a CDS encoding phosphoadenylyl-sulfate reductase, with translation MNELVNELQNELKGKEIAEQLRMLTDRFPGEVIFSTSFGLEDQAITYFITSGKVPVKVFTLDTGRVFTETYSTWSRTVEKYNLIISAYYPEASPLQDFISAKGPNSFYESVENRKQCCHIRKVEPLQRALKGNKIWITGIRAEQSNNRHDMPLIEWDEVNQIIKFHPLLSWTWGQVKQFVSRNDIPYNPLHDKGFVSIGCAPCTRAIKPGEDFRAGRWWWEDNSKKECGLHVHTEAESKIVK, from the coding sequence ATGAATGAATTAGTGAACGAGTTACAAAATGAGCTGAAGGGAAAGGAGATTGCGGAGCAATTGCGCATGCTCACAGATCGTTTTCCCGGTGAGGTTATATTTTCCACCAGTTTTGGTTTGGAAGACCAGGCGATTACTTATTTCATCACTTCTGGAAAAGTTCCTGTTAAAGTGTTTACACTTGATACTGGAAGGGTCTTTACAGAAACATACAGTACCTGGAGTAGGACTGTTGAAAAATATAACCTCATAATTTCTGCTTATTATCCTGAAGCTTCACCGCTCCAGGATTTTATTTCAGCAAAGGGTCCGAATTCATTTTATGAATCAGTAGAGAACAGGAAACAGTGTTGTCATATTCGTAAAGTGGAACCATTGCAAAGAGCTTTGAAAGGAAATAAGATTTGGATCACAGGTATCCGTGCTGAGCAAAGTAATAACCGGCATGATATGCCGTTGATCGAATGGGATGAAGTAAACCAGATCATTAAATTTCATCCTTTGTTAAGCTGGACATGGGGACAGGTAAAACAGTTTGTGAGCAGGAATGATATTCCTTACAACCCGTTACATGATAAAGGATTTGTAAGTATTGGTTGTGCTCCTTGTACAAGAGCTATCAAGCCCGGTGAAGATTTTCGTGCCGGTCGCTGGTGGTGGGAGGATAATAGTAAAAAGGAATGTGGTTTACATGTGCATACAGAGGCTGAAAGCAAAATAGTTAAGTAA
- a CDS encoding ATPase: protein MSKQLYTLEYPVRCSPGILYEFLATPAGLSEWFADKVDERDGIIYFGWNGSYEKAELLEQEEDKYVRYHWMNAPKEEFFEFRIEKSEITNQTILIVKDFAEKKEIKDQSRLWDYQVKDLFHRLGS from the coding sequence ATGAGCAAACAATTATATACACTCGAATATCCTGTTAGATGTTCTCCCGGCATCCTCTACGAATTTCTGGCTACACCGGCAGGTTTGTCGGAGTGGTTTGCAGATAAAGTGGACGAACGTGACGGTATCATTTACTTTGGATGGAATGGATCCTATGAAAAAGCTGAACTGCTGGAGCAGGAAGAAGATAAGTACGTACGCTATCATTGGATGAATGCACCCAAAGAAGAATTTTTTGAATTCCGTATTGAGAAATCAGAGATCACTAATCAAACAATTCTGATAGTAAAAGATTTTGCTGAAAAAAAAGAAATCAAAGATCAGAGCAGGTTATGGGATTACCAGGTGAAAGATCTTTTTCATCGCCTCGGCAGTTGA
- a CDS encoding RNA polymerase sigma factor RpoD/SigA — protein MRQLKITKSITNRESQSLEKYLQEIGKVELISAEEEVKLARQIKLGDQRALDRLTKANLRFVVSVAKQYQNQGLSLPDLINEGNLGLIKSAQRFDETRGFKFISYAVWWIRQSILQALAEQSRIVRLPLNKVGLTNRIQKAYTQLEQEFEREPSAEELAEVLQMDLEEVTATLSINSRHVSMDTPLSDGEDSTLMDVMENPNAEKTDGQLDHNESLKTEIDRSLKTLTDRQKEVICYFFGIGVDHPMSLEDIGAKFNLTRERVRQIKDKAISKLKTTTRSQQLRVYLG, from the coding sequence ATGAGACAACTCAAGATCACGAAGTCGATTACGAATCGTGAATCTCAAAGTCTGGAAAAATACCTCCAGGAGATCGGCAAAGTCGAGCTCATTTCTGCGGAAGAAGAGGTAAAATTAGCCCGCCAAATAAAGCTAGGTGATCAAAGAGCTTTGGATCGTTTGACCAAAGCCAACCTTCGTTTTGTGGTATCGGTAGCTAAACAGTACCAGAACCAGGGTTTATCCCTGCCCGACCTAATCAACGAGGGAAACCTGGGGTTGATAAAATCAGCCCAGCGTTTCGATGAAACTCGTGGTTTTAAATTTATTTCCTACGCAGTTTGGTGGATCCGACAGAGCATCCTGCAGGCATTGGCCGAACAGTCCCGGATTGTAAGGCTACCGCTTAATAAGGTGGGTTTAACCAACCGTATTCAAAAAGCCTATACCCAACTTGAGCAGGAATTTGAACGGGAACCTTCCGCCGAGGAGCTTGCAGAAGTATTGCAGATGGATCTTGAAGAAGTGACTGCAACACTGAGCATCAACTCCCGCCACGTAAGCATGGATACTCCACTGTCAGATGGTGAAGACAGCACCCTCATGGATGTGATGGAAAATCCTAATGCAGAAAAAACGGACGGACAACTGGATCATAATGAATCATTAAAAACTGAGATAGATCGTTCATTAAAAACATTGACCGATCGTCAGAAGGAAGTGATTTGCTATTTCTTCGGTATTGGTGTGGACCACCCGATGAGCCTTGAAGATATCGGCGCCAAATTCAATCTAACAAGAGAGCGGGTAAGGCAGATAAAAGATAAGGCGATCAGTAAATTGAAAACAACAACCCGCAGCCAACAGCTCAGGGTTTATTTGGGCTAA
- a CDS encoding OsmC family protein, whose translation MKTTTTWKKNHMFESEHDGNKISVDGDKKHGHGPKALLLSGLAGCSGIDIVDILGKMRVEFSDFKIEVEAQQTEDHPKVFSEISITYHMKTKKENEDKVRKAIDLSLEKYCGVSAMLRKNSPINYQLVIH comes from the coding sequence ATGAAGACAACTACAACCTGGAAAAAAAATCACATGTTCGAATCCGAACATGATGGCAATAAAATAAGCGTTGACGGTGATAAAAAACACGGGCATGGCCCCAAAGCATTGCTGCTAAGCGGACTTGCCGGCTGCAGCGGAATTGATATTGTAGATATACTGGGAAAAATGAGGGTCGAGTTTTCTGATTTTAAAATTGAAGTGGAAGCGCAACAGACCGAAGATCATCCTAAAGTTTTTTCAGAAATAAGTATCACTTATCATATGAAAACAAAAAAAGAAAATGAAGATAAAGTGAGGAAGGCCATCGATCTTTCGCTGGAAAAATATTGTGGCGTATCCGCTATGCTCCGTAAAAATTCCCCGATCAATTATCAATTGGTGATCCATTAA
- a CDS encoding sulfate adenylyltransferase translates to MDLLRFITAGSVDDGKSTLIGRLLYDSKNILIDQMEALEKSTKNKENGEVDLALLTDGLRAEREQGITIDVAYRYFSTPKRKFIIADAPGHVQYTRNMITGASNASLIIILIDARQGVVEQTRRHSIIASLLKIPHVVVAVNKMDLVEYSQDVFNNIVIDYSEVAKQLGLKDVTYIPISALDGDNIVDRSTHINWYKGKPLLEFLEDVKLDSDINLTNPRFQVQFVIRPQTDDLHDYRGYAGKVISGIYKKGDKVKVLPQDIETTIASVEVAGKEVSAIFAPQSAVIQLADDIDISRGDSIVKVDNVPQVNNELEVLLCWLDDKPLISGNKYLLQHNSRQVRAIVRNVEYKLDVNSLQRQPVEGNVKLNEVVKATIKTASPLVYDGYETLNENGSAILIDETSNSTVAAVLIK, encoded by the coding sequence ATGGATCTATTGAGATTTATAACGGCAGGCAGTGTTGATGATGGCAAAAGCACATTAATTGGTCGTTTGCTGTACGATAGCAAGAATATTCTTATTGATCAAATGGAAGCCCTGGAAAAATCAACTAAGAATAAAGAGAACGGAGAAGTTGATCTGGCATTACTTACCGACGGCCTTCGTGCAGAAAGAGAACAGGGCATCACGATCGATGTGGCATATCGTTATTTCAGCACTCCCAAAAGAAAATTCATAATCGCTGATGCGCCTGGCCATGTGCAGTATACCCGTAACATGATCACAGGTGCATCGAATGCCAGTCTCATTATTATTTTAATTGATGCAAGACAAGGGGTAGTTGAACAAACCCGTCGTCATTCTATTATTGCATCGCTGCTAAAAATCCCTCATGTAGTAGTAGCAGTAAATAAAATGGACCTGGTAGAATATTCGCAGGATGTGTTTAACAATATTGTGATTGACTACAGTGAAGTGGCAAAACAATTAGGATTAAAAGATGTTACTTATATTCCCATCAGTGCATTGGATGGAGATAATATCGTTGACAGATCAACACATATCAACTGGTACAAAGGGAAACCGCTGCTTGAATTTTTGGAAGATGTAAAACTAGACAGTGATATTAATCTTACAAATCCAAGGTTCCAGGTACAGTTTGTTATTCGTCCACAAACAGATGATCTGCATGATTACCGCGGTTATGCCGGTAAAGTGATCAGTGGTATTTATAAAAAAGGTGATAAAGTAAAAGTCTTACCGCAGGATATTGAAACTACCATTGCTTCCGTAGAAGTAGCAGGTAAAGAAGTTTCAGCAATTTTTGCTCCACAATCTGCGGTTATTCAATTGGCAGATGATATTGATATCAGTCGTGGTGATTCAATTGTAAAAGTTGATAATGTTCCGCAAGTAAACAATGAACTCGAAGTATTGCTCTGTTGGCTGGACGATAAGCCGCTTATTTCCGGCAACAAGTATTTATTGCAGCATAATAGCCGCCAGGTAAGGGCTATTGTAAGAAATGTAGAATACAAGCTGGACGTAAACAGCCTGCAACGTCAGCCGGTAGAGGGAAATGTAAAATTGAATGAAGTAGTGAAAGCGACCATCAAAACTGCATCGCCATTAGTTTATGACGGATATGAAACACTGAATGAAAATGGCAGTGCTATATTAATTGATGAAACAAGTAACAGTACAGTCGCTGCTGTTCTAATAAAATAA
- a CDS encoding peroxiredoxin, which yields MSLRLGDAAPNFKAQTTEGEIDFYEYLGDGWGILFSHPADYTPVCTTELGKTALLKEEFAKRHTKVLAVSVDPLDKHLLWRNDINETQECLVDFPIIADEDRNVSTLYDMIHPNVSQTVTVRSLFIVGPDKKIKLIITYPQTTGRNFYEVLRVLESLQLTAGYSVATPADWKHGEDVIVALSVTTEDAQKKFQKGVKIVKPYLRYTPQPDL from the coding sequence ATGTCACTCCGTTTAGGGGACGCCGCTCCCAACTTTAAAGCGCAAACAACAGAAGGAGAAATTGATTTTTATGAATACCTGGGTGATGGCTGGGGCATTCTTTTTTCCCATCCTGCCGATTACACACCTGTATGTACGACGGAACTGGGCAAAACAGCTTTGTTGAAAGAAGAATTTGCAAAACGTCATACCAAAGTGCTGGCTGTAAGTGTTGATCCGCTGGATAAACATCTTCTCTGGCGCAACGATATTAATGAAACACAAGAATGCTTAGTTGATTTTCCGATCATCGCTGATGAAGACAGGAATGTTTCTACACTGTATGATATGATCCATCCAAACGTATCACAAACAGTAACGGTTCGTTCATTGTTTATCGTGGGTCCGGATAAAAAAATTAAACTGATCATTACCTACCCGCAGACAACAGGCCGTAATTTTTATGAAGTACTGCGTGTATTGGAATCATTGCAATTGACAGCTGGTTATAGCGTTGCTACACCTGCTGACTGGAAGCATGGAGAAGATGTGATCGTTGCATTATCCGTAACAACAGAAGATGCACAAAAGAAATTCCAGAAAGGAGTGAAGATCGTAAAACCTTACCTGCGTTATACACCGCAGCCGGATCTATAA